The following is a genomic window from Platichthys flesus chromosome 13, fPlaFle2.1, whole genome shotgun sequence.
aagTGCTTGCATTAACAGGACGTCGCTATCCTGGATCGATCTACCGCAAATAATTTTGGCTGTAAGATAATGTAAGATAGTGCCACTCGTATGCAGGATATATtgacttcatttctggatactTGGAGGAAAAGTGTCTTTTATATCATTCCAACTGCAAGGAGATTCTTTGGTTCTTTTAGATTTTGTCTGTAAAGATTTTTAATCattaattgtttttcttcacctTGTCGTGTGGGGCAAGAAGAGTAGTGAAAGTATTTTCTTCCCTTATCCTCTCACTTGTCACATGTTCAGCTTTTGCCCATGACAAAATCCAGCAAAATATCTTATATACAGCTGAAATTGATGTGAAGATTTTGTGAGATAAGCGAAAACATTCTTCCTTTATAATGGTCATTAAGCTTTCAACAgcaaaacaatgtttaaaatcTATAATTTATACCATCTGAGAAAATGGAAAACTCTCTGcttcctttgtgtttttattttacaccaCCCCATTTTTCATCAGTGCTGTCAGTGCCAGATAGAGCTATTATCAAGAGAtctgtttaaaacatttaaaatagtaATCCATACTACCAGATGGATGAAGCTAACAGCTTTAAAGATGCCATCTGTGAACTGCAGTGTTCATTCTTTTCTTCAGTCAGTAATAACCATTTTAAAGTATTTCCAAACCATGTGTATATTGACATAACTTAAAATTATATTCAGAGCATTGTGTGCTCGACAATACAATCAGGTGCACTGTTTGTATTTACAAAAGAGACACTTTTTGTGGATTGTGTGAGCTCAGCAGTGGTTCAGTCTATTCCCAGGCAAGGTAAGGGAACTTTGGGTAATTTATGTAACAATTGAATCTAAGTTAATTTGTGAACAAAAGCTATCTGATCATCTTACCAATTCAAAAAAACATCCCTCAAACATTCAGTGTCGGTTGGAAAAAGTATTTTAACTTTTCACGTTCCTTCCTAATTTCTTAACTGTATATTGTCAAcaagaaatataataataataataattattagatagatagatagatagatagatagatagattactttattcatccccgaaggtaaattaagtcgtcatagcagccggtacatttgaatacaataaaatacaatacaatagaataaaatataaaatattgaggtagaaagaataaaaacagaaagacaagataaataggtagataaggtgcagtggcagatggtggtaatagtactgatgatatgatggtaatgttattgttagacagtatataaaaaatagtacagtatatatagtatatcatatatatttatatatgatagtaattataccaatataatagcagtatatagtaatattggcagcaacagtatatataataataataataatagtaaaatataataataataataataatagtaacatgtaaacatgtataaatatgtgtatatagacttatatttACAAAGAATATAccaagagtatgatataatatatgatatatagtacgggtataaatataagtatttgacgatacaatagataatataatatactatgagtgtaagaatatgtagacagagtgtgcaaaagacagtattattgtataaaattatatatagtatctatatggtttatattaacgcATATTACATatgatgtgaagtaagtgttccAAATGGCTGAGCTTATTCTGCTATATTAGATTATGACTTAaaatctcattattatgagatactGACTGTTACTACTGACTGAtactctgacagcagcagagcagggaaGCCATGGCTGAGAGACGGCCGTCGCCTCTAGTGTTTGCATTTTTTCAGAAGAGCCGACTGTTGTTTCTCACGTATCCAATTGATTGCACATTTACGGTCATTGTTGTGAAGCGGTTCTGAGGTTTAGAGGAGCAGTTTTGAGTAATCCTGTGTCATAGCCCCTCCACAAAAAATGGCTGAGCTTATTCTGTTATATTAGATGAAGGATAAAAATCTTTTTTACCATAAGTTCTTCGTGAAACTGATATTGTTGGAGTACTAGTTAGAATACTGCCACAAATACTATGAGGTACTCAAAATGTGTCCTTTTTAAATAATCCTCTGTCAAAaggactgcgtgtgtgtgatactatctcataattatgagatacattatttttattttcttcgtCACAGTGGCGGAAATGGGTTTCCATACTGCAGCACGTTGACTATTGTCTATCCTGAACATTTTACAGGTTGAGCTGCAGCTACAATTATTTGAGGTTATTGAGGTAATTGTTGCCAAAGGACCTTTTGACATGCTACTAAACCCAATGTTCATTTATGCACGAGCAATAACGAATCAATCTGAGCATTTAATCATGAAATTTCACTTCAAGGAAGTAATTGAAATCAAACCTTGCAGAAAATTAAGCTCTTGaataaacatcagtgtgaaaataagaAGCTAAAATGAAAGACTCCATCTTAGAGAATAGGTATTTGACGTGtgcattgacttttttttttggtccatgtcccatcaaaTAACACGGAGAAGGCTGTATTCATAACCTAGCCACCAGGTGGTGCTCGAGACACCTCGGCTCCAcctgaggagctgtcatgttgtccattttaaaacacagtCTATTGGATTTACTCAATAATGACACAGAAAATTACAATTGGTTGTGCGTAAATAGCTTTAGGACATCAGGATTATATTGTGATTGTCAGAAGGTGTGATTAAAGATGAAGTTCAAGTCACAgtttatgacaaataaaagcaGTAAACCTGGTAATTTCATAGGGTTCACACTATGTGCTCTTTCGCCTTcgtatgtgtgtattttctcagGTCTAAGGCCGTGGTTTTTTTCTAGTAAAAGAAGACTGATCTGATTGTGTCGTTTGGCTTTTAGGTCTTGCCAAACGTGTGGGCGCCAGACTTCTCCTTGCTTCGACCTCTGAGGTTTATGGAGGTAAGAAAGATGCCTTGCACTCATATCGAAGTGTTCTTTAAGTTAACAGATGACTTTCTCTGTAAAAGGTCAACTTTAAGAACCTCTTTGCAAGTAGTACTCAATGGACATGTGtggacaaatatattttttatgatttctaGATCCTGCaggaaaatacagttttttttaacactgaGTATATATCATGTGCCAAACCTTTCCCAAGCATGGCCTGcattacatttttacacaaTATGTCTTTTTAAACACGCTGTCTGCTCCATCAAGCcctgttgtttatttgtatatcaATGGATCCAGTCACAACTGCATCGTATTTTAGTAGAAATTCATTTactattcattttttttaagatgcaGCATTTATGACACTCAGTCCCTCGGGAATAATCTGACAATGCAAATTTAACATTTGTGCCAagcattacacacacagagtatcAGAAATTACTAAAGAGAGCTGTTTCCTGAGAAACCAATCATGTACTTAGCCGTAACCAGCGGAGGAGTTGAAGTCACAGAAATCCAGTGAATGTGTTCAACTAAGCAAGATCTGAAGCATATTATGCCAAATTAACCCTGCCTTATTCTCTATACAGAGCGCTGAATCCAttccttttaaaaatgtgtctgaaaGGTTTCTGAAATCTTTGTGTTCTAGATCCAGAAGTGCATCCACAAAATGAGGAGTACTGGGGTCATGTCAACCCTATCGGTCCTCGAGCATGCTACGATGAGGGGAAACGAGTAGCAGAGACCATGTGTTATGCCTACATGAAGCAGGTATTATCACTGAAACtctacagcacacacacaaactgttagGTGGTTAATAAATCTATTGATGTGCCTTATTTTAGATTTGTACAACATTAGCAGTAAGAAGATGTGTCTATTGGGTCTGAATAATGAAGTAGTCTCCAGCTTTTTTCATCAGGTCTCTAATGGTATTGGTTCAGATGCTGCTAAGTGACCTCCTTTGAGAGGATAATTTAATATAAGATATAAGTCATGTCGGTGAATTTTGTGTTGAGTCTGGGTTGAGTTTTGTGCTGGAATGTGAAGCCCTTGAAAATGTCACCCGTTTCCATTAATATCCAAATGATGTTTAGACTGtgataatccccccccccccccccccccctgttacGCTTTGATTGACACCAGCCTTTGATGATCAGATATGATTGACTCCTCTTGCCTTTCCTTCAGGCAGgtgatatttatttatctgcctCGTCTCCACAGCTGCCCATTATTTTTTTCACACTTACATGGAGAATTCAGGGAAATGGCAGCCTTTCGATATCCAGCTGTCAGTTGTTTGTGCAGAGGAACAAAAATATCTTGTATTACATCTGTTGCCCAGTCATGTAATCAAATTTCATTAACCTTTAAAAAGTGATGAGTGGAGGTTATGCAGTGGATGAAAAAGCATTTCGTACCTACTATTCAGACAGAGGGCAAACATTATAAACTATGTATCAGTGGATTTCGGATGCATTGATTTACATGATGCTTTTAAGCAGAAATTGTATCTGATCATGCTCCCTTAAGATGTCATGTATgggttacattacatttttcacattacatttttttctaatatTCACACTTTACTTACTGATATCAATAAAGGGACtattaattatgttatttaGTGGTTTTGCTTTTGATATATTGCAACtagattaaatcaaaaataaaactataGAGGAGCTGTAGCCAGTTCAAAGTGAAAGGCAGTAAATAACTGGATATGCCACATTTTCAGGGTCAATTTTAAATACAGCCAGACTTAAATGTAGATATAATAATCATCAAAATAACAAATGAGtataacacataaataaatgtgttatttattgtCCTATTATAAAGTTCATTCTTTCTTAAAAGAACATTAGTTTTTAAGTATTAAAACATACAATATCCCCATGATGCAAGACTGATAAGTAAGTGATTATTTAGTGGAATTATTTAGTAATCATGACTAAACAAAGAGATGCACCACTTTCACTaatgcaaatgttcaaatgtggaTCTCCAACTATGGCAAGTGTTAACTGTTTCTAGGCTGTGCAGTTTATTCTATCAAATCCATCATTTACATCTACATATCGCATTTGTATCCATGTACAACAGCAGCCATGGCTTATTTACAATTTCACACTTCATCTTCAAGAAGTCCCATCGATCTTTTCTCAattttttcacagatttgcaGGTTAATTTCCATATTTCATTGACCTCATAGCTATAAAATGTCCAGTTGTTTTGAAAGAACTCAAGTCTCACATGCTGGTGAGCCTTAATTACTTTTCAAATTTTCCACTTGCACATTAAAGCCCTGAAAGATTCATGGTTATATGATGACACTAATGCTGGTTTAATCTGAACCTCGGCATGAAGAGCAGTGATCACTTGTTGCAGCCTCACAGCAGGGAATGACTACAGGCACTGCACTTTGTTTCCCCTTATAAATGCTGCTATAGATGGAGATGTCAAGAAATGAGGGAGAAAGGCGACTTAGTTTCCTAGACAGATTCAAAGCGGGAACGCTGTGGCTCATGGTTGGAATCATAAACTCCAAACCACCGGATTACTCAACAAAGTGAAATTGGTCGATCATTCCAATGTCATTGTATAAATATCCTCACACAAATCGGTTTCAAGTGTCCGCCTCTCTGGGTGTAAATCTCTACTTCTCCCTCTGTACAGTAGATttccattttattattaaaatatcagcacaacaaaaacacaggttgttttgttgtcacatttacacatgtatggtttaaagtatttttacatcCATAATATTTTCCTTAATTGAGTCCCTAACACTTTTCCTATTTAGCGGTTATTAATCTAATTTATGATATTTGGATTAATAATTTATTCATGACACATTAATCAGGACTAAAGTGAGTGTCGAATGTGTATTAATTCACACTGTTTTCAACATGAATTAAGCTAATTCCTCTCAGCAGTAAAGAGTATCAGGTTCCAGCTCTGCATGACCAAatatttcttcctcttttatcATTATGTCCTCATTGTGTCCTTGTGCCTCAttttactgaatatatttgcaGGTAGTGTCAATTGAAATTCATGCTCCACATTTTCAGCTGGACAGTCGACATAATTTCCATGTTTTATGCATGTTTTCTGAGCTTAAATGTGTCCACATCCCATCCAAATAGTCTATACTGACGCCTGATAATGGTGTAAGAAGGCCATGGTTTTTCAAAAAGCAGGAGAGTTGTATTCCACTGTTGGATCAGGGTGTGATTCCATGATGTGGTTAGCctcatttattcattctttGTCAGAGTTTGTGTCTAAATGTGTGGAAAGGGAGCTTTGTGTCATACTTGCCTGAAGAGTAATTTGACAGGACGTTCATTTAATTTGATCCGACACATTCTCACATAATGCCGCTAATTATGCTTCACATGCAAACAGGACCAATTCATCAGCACTTGATGATCAACTCTGTGTAGGAAACATTTTTTAGGAAAGTGAACATGCATGATACCGCATGTATTAAATCCTAAACTTTACAGAAAAGTTCATACTGTTGAGAAATGCACATTGAtctaaaggtgtgtgtgtgtgtgggggggggggggatctttcAGATATAGCCACTCTTTTAGCCAATGTCTAACAAAATTCCCCTGTTGTCTTATGCCACATATTAGAGAGCAATttacagatgaaataaaaaaattcacagTATAGACTATAAACTGCATGGATTGTCAAAGTGGCAAATTGAAAATGTACTCTACTATTCCAGCTCAGAGAgatgcattttctttttgagtCTATTGGACAGATCAGGGAATGGATTTTAATTAAAGGGTAGGTTTTAGAGAACTGGTTGTTGGGTGCTAGAGGCTGAAGTCTATGATTTTACTGGAGTTATAATAAACAAATTTCAGGGAAGCAGTGACTTACACACCTTTTTAATTCCTTTAAAATGTTGCATGAGTTATACTACGGCAGGTACTGATTATGTTACACAGATCGTTGACCTAAAAGGTCGGACGGTGTCTGCAGGAACATTTAGattaatgttttatgttttggttGATGGCACCCCGTCTCTGGGTTTGTGATTAGTTGGACCTTGAGAGTCTGTATCTCTTGAGGATTATGGGCATCTTGACATGACATATGGTGACCTTCACACTGCTCTCTGTTCCCTCCCATATCGTATAATACTGAAATGCTTCTATTGTACTTCAAGAGTTTTGTTTTGACTATCGGTAAGAATCCTCTCCATGTCGGCAGATCCATGTTGTAACAGCCGCATATTAAAGAAAGGgcaattcattattttattcaccACTGTGAACACTGTTATTCAGCAATCTTTCATCAGACATTTTTGCAGAAGATTGTTCTTCATTAAACTTGAAAATGGAAATTCAGTAAAAAGGTAATTGAAACACAGGCTTCAGTCTCGCTTTAGCTTCCTCGGCAGCTGATGAATAAATCTTTTTGCAAGTGCAGTTTAGATATTAAAGCAAATGAATCTTGTGAGTGACACGCCGGAAGAATGTGTAGTTATGATATATTTCACTGCCAATCAGTAAGAACTTCATTCTGCTGATTTTCTAGAGAGTTGATGATTTTCATCTCCTTACTACACTTGCGTTGTTTGAGACATtgtgagaatctgctgatttaTTGCTGCGGTCCATATTATCATATCTTAATGTTTCAATATGTGTGTGATGATTGAGCAGTCTATACTTTTAGGTAGGGAAACTTGGAAAATGTAATACCTGTCAGGCTCTGTATATTCCACAAAGATGAATTATTTAAGTACACCAGGTATTCAGTTTTTACCAAATCATCTAATACAAAGGCTCCGCACGcagtttgaaaatgaatgacTCACCTTTCCTCTTTGCTCACAGGAAGGAGTTGAGGTGCGAGTGGCGAGAATCTTCAACACGTTTGGGTCCCGGATGCACATGAATGACGGACGTGTTGTCAGCAACTTCATCCTGCAGGCTCTACAGGGAGAACCTCTCACTGTACGCATGTTAACATTACCACTGATCATGTGCTTTCACCTGCTTTATTAGACCGAAACCTCTGTACGCATCAGTCTTATTTGATTCTAGCATTTTCCGCATGTATGTTCCAGGTAAGCATCAGGGAGGTGATAGCTGATTATTGCTGAAGTGTGCATCTATAATTAATATATCAGATACATCTGTAGATTTTTAATCTGTATCCAGGAGTTTTTCATTCTAatcataatttatttacaatttgatTTAAAGCATTTGATTCTAAGACCCGACACTGAAAAGGGAAATAGGTAAAAGAAGAAGTGTGCATATCTTTTGATTGAGTTTAATATGAAAGCCACAAATTACAATGAACTTTAGAGCCCTAAAAATTTGAACATAATCGTAACAAAAATAATCAGCTCAAGTCTGTTGTTCcggagacagagaaacacacattcacttttgttttgagttttttaCACGAATAAAAATccttttgtatttgtctttgctCTAGGTGTATGGTAGTGGTTCTCAGACACGGGCCTTTCAGTATGTAAGGTAAGACGATGAACTGTTGTTTAAACTTGTATTTTTATAGTTGTTTACATAGAATTGCTGTCTACCCCCCTATAAGGAAACTAAGACATAATTGATTACCTTCACATGCTCAGACATTGACAGGTTAAAAGAATATTTATtcgtttgtgtgcatgtgatgaGATTAGTTTGATCAGTTTAGAGATGAGACATCAGAGACTTTGAGCATTTGATGCTCTCGTATCTCTATAAAGCACCTTCTACCCTGTGTGAGGTCAGCAGAGGTAAACAGGTAAATGTCAAGGTCTTTGAGAAACATCTCCATTATGTGAACCTCAACGATTACATTATTTTCAGTTGTAGTGCATAATCTACATAAATCCTGTACAGTCTAATACCAAGGGAAAACTGTAAAaatctcaaaaatgtcctcacaatgtcCAAGGAAGttgaaaataattcctggattgGTCCCCTGACATGGTTCTGCAGTAAAATGTAATTGGCTCTCCCTGACTCATCCCACGACCTTCCTCCCAAGTCTCCTGACATTCCGTCCAGTAATACTttacgtaatcctgctaactaacaaactaacaagTAGATGAGGAAAACACAACCCCCTAAGTGGCAGTGAAACGTATATGAGCTTTGATCTGCTTCTGGTTGCAATCCACTTTGTGTACCACCCAATCCattaacaaaacagaaaagctATATTGAAACAATTGCCTGCCCGCTGAGAAACTAATGTTGCACTtcacacaaactaaacacaatGCTCTTCAGGAACAAGGCACATGGGGTTCAAGAGAGAATCCACTAGAAGAGAATCCACATTAAatctctgcctctgtttttCATTCGTTGCACAGCGACCTGGTGAACGGCCTGGTTCTGTTGATGAACAGCAACATCAGCAGTCCCGTCAATCTGGTGAGTTCTTCTTCCATGTCTGCgtttcacaaattaaaatagaaaaattagGTAAACATAAGCAGACAATTTACCCACgagtctgtgttttctgtcttttgctGGTACTGATGTGTTGGACTTGTATGACATCTGTTTGTAGGGGAACCCGGAAGAACACACCATATTGGAGTTTGCTCGTCTCATTAAAAGTCTCGTCGGTAAGTAAGATCGATTGACAGTTATTATATAGTGTTGCGGGAAATTCTTGCCTACGCTAAATGATACATGTAGTTTACTCATTATTGTGGGTTCATGGACAAATTATAACCTGCCCATGTCCATGCCCTCATTATAACTGAACATTAACATACTCTCCCAGTGAGCCGGAGTCAGATCCAGTTCCTCCCTGAGGCCCAAGACGACCCACAGAGGCGAAGACCAGACATCCGAAAAGCCAAGATGATGCTGGGCTGGGAGCCGGTGGTACGTTCAACATAAGAAAGACTCAAACTCCCACATACTGTTCTCCCAGTATCTCAAATTGTTATTCCTTGGAGTTTTTGGGAAATACACtctgaaacacaacatttgcTTCACTGCTAATGATTGTTATCGCATTGTGAAACAAAAATACCTGTTCCAAAATACCAATGGAGTTCTTTGCTTCCGTGGCCAAAGTTTAGACAGTATTGTGTCTACTATGTGGCAGAAGAAACTAGATCATCAGTAGATGATAAATGGTAAACTAAGTGTGACCGTCTTATTTATAGCCAATAATTTGAGTTATATTGTCTACATCTCAGTTTGTATGGGTGTATATGTAATTGGTAGTGTATTTTTGAAGTGGTGCTGAGTTGTGTGTCTTTTGGACCAGGTGCCGCTGGAGGAGGGCTTGAACAAAACCATCCATTACTTCAGCAAAGAACTGGAGCATCAGGCCAACAACCAGTACATCCCCAAACCTAAAGCTGCACGCATGAAGAAAGGACGGCCCAGACACAACTGAGCTGGTGTTTCCCACCAAAGACTTTCCCAGAAGGATGTGATCACTCCTCAGAGGACAACTCTTTAAACTACACTGCTGGCCACAGCACTCTGGGATATGGATTCTTGTTTTTGAGAAGCAGAGACATGTTGTGAGTCTTTTGAAAACAATAGCGTTGCCTtgtgctggagctgcagctgcactgtgtgtgtgggtttcctCACCTCACGCGAGCCTGCGTGTTTGGATGGACAAGCCTGACTCAAAAACAGCTATTTCAGACAAACAAATCTGATACTCAGCCTATTTTTCTTTGTGAATTTGTGCTTTTGATATTTAAATTGCAGACATGAGAATCTCTCAGTGCTTTGTGTTAACCAGTTTCATGGCGTTTTGTCCTCAGAGCTTGGTTGcctgacttttctttttctgtcctgGATGTTTTGTCGTATCAGTGGCGTTCCGGCTGCCTGTTGGCTGCTCATGTGGCGCGCAGCAAGGACGGTTAAAATGTTCCAGAAAGAATGTTGCTGCAACTTTATTCATTGTGTTTATCAGGACTTCAGTGTGATCTACTTTGTGAAATCTCATTTCAGGATGTGCATTATCAATTTCAGGTGAAGAT
Proteins encoded in this region:
- the uxs1 gene encoding UDP-glucuronic acid decarboxylase 1, with the protein product MMKRVIWLISGLNRRMMKLLFALALIAYIASVWGTYTNMRSIQEHGEMKIEQRIDEAVAPLREKIRDLEQSFSQKYPPVKFLSEKDRKRILITGGAGFVGSHLTDKLMMDGHEVTVVDNFFTGRKRNVEHWIGHENFELINHDVVEPLYIEVDQIYHLASPASPPNYMYNPIKTLKTNTIGTLNMLGLAKRVGARLLLASTSEVYGDPEVHPQNEEYWGHVNPIGPRACYDEGKRVAETMCYAYMKQEGVEVRVARIFNTFGSRMHMNDGRVVSNFILQALQGEPLTVYGSGSQTRAFQYVSDLVNGLVLLMNSNISSPVNLGNPEEHTILEFARLIKSLVVSRSQIQFLPEAQDDPQRRRPDIRKAKMMLGWEPVVPLEEGLNKTIHYFSKELEHQANNQYIPKPKAARMKKGRPRHN